The following coding sequences lie in one Macaca thibetana thibetana isolate TM-01 chromosome 18, ASM2454274v1, whole genome shotgun sequence genomic window:
- the ZBTB14 gene encoding zinc finger and BTB domain-containing protein 14 yields the protein MEFFISMSETIKYNDDDHKTLFLKTLNEQRLEGEFCDIAIVVEDVKFRAHRCVLAACSTYFKKLFKKLEVDSSSVIEIDFLRSDIFEEVLNYMYTAKISVKKEDVNLMMSSGQILGIRFLDKLCSQKRDVSSPDENNGQSKSKYCLKINRPIGDAADTQDDDVEEIGDQDDSPSDDTVEGTPPSQEDGKSPTTTLRVQEAILKELGSEEVRKVNCYGQEVESMETPESKDLGSQTPQALTFNDGMSEVKDEQTPGWTTAASDMKFEYLLYGHHREQIACQACGKTFSDEGRLRKHEKLHTADRPFVCEMCTKGFTTQAHLKEHLKIHTGYKPYSCEVCGKSFIRAPDLKKHERVHSNERPFACHMCDKAFKHKSHLKDHERRHRGEKPFVCGSCTKAFAKASDLKRHENNMHSERKQVTPSAIQSETEQLQAAAMAAEAEQQLETIACS from the coding sequence GAGTTTTTCATCAGTATGTCTGAAACCATTAAATATAATGACGATGATCATAAAACTCTGTTTCTGAAAACACTAAATGAACAGCGCCTGGAAGGAGAATTTTGTGATATTGCTATTGTGGTTGAGGATGTGAAATTCAGAGCACACAGATGTGTTCTTGCTGCCTGCAGCACCTACTTTAAAAAGCTTTTCAAGAAGCTTGAGGTTGATAGTTCTTCAGTCATAGAAATAGATTTTCTTCGTTCTGATATATTTGAAGAGGTCCTGAACTACATGTACACAGCAAAGATTTCCGTGAAAAAAGAAGATGTTAACTTAATGATGTCATCGGGTCAGATTCTTGGTATCCGATTTTTGGATAAACTGTGTTCTCAGAAGCGTGATGTGTCCAGTCCCGATGAAAACAATGGTCAGTCCAAAAGTAAGTATTGCCTCAAAATAAATCGCCCCATTGGAgatgctgctgacacccaggatGATGATGTAGAGGAAATCGGGGATCAGGATGACAGTCCTTCTGATGACACAGTAGAAGGCACGCCCCCCAGTCAGGAGGACGGCAAGTCACCCACCACAACGCTCAGGGTTCAGGAAGCGATCCTGAAAGAGCTGGGGAGTGAGGAAGTGCGGAAGGTCAATTGCTACGGCCAGGAAGTAGAATCCATGGAGACCCCAGAATCAAAAGACTTGGGGTCCCAGACCCCTCAAGCCTTAACATTTAATGATGGGATGAGTGAAGTGAAAGATGAACAGACACCAGGCTGGACAACAGCCGCCAGTGACATGAAGTTTGAGTATTTGCTTTATGGTCACCATCGGGAGCAGATTGCCTGCCAGGCGTGTGGGAAGACGTTTTCTGATGAAGGCAGATTGAGGAAGCATGAGAAACTGCACACAGCGGACAGGCCATTTGTTTGTGAAATGTGCACAAAAGGTTTCACCACACAGGCCCACCTGAAAGAACACCTAAAAATCCACACGGGATATAAGCCCTATAGCTGTGAGGTGTGTGGAAAATCATTTATCCGTGCCCCAGACTTAAAGAAGCATGAGAGAGTTCACAGTAATGAAAGACCGTTTGCGTGCCACATGTGTGACAAAGCCTTCAAACACAAGTCTCACCTCAAGGATCATGAAAGAAGACACAGAGGGGAAAAGCCTTTTGTGTGTGGCTCCTGCACCAAGGCATTTGCCAAGGCGTCTGATCTGAAAAGGCATGAGAACAATATGCACAGTGAAAGGAAGCAGGTTACCCCCAGTGCCATCCAGAGCGAGACAGAACAGTTGCAGGCGGCAGCGATGGCTGCAGAAGCAGAGCAGCAGCTGGAAACGATAGCCTGTAGCTAG